CTGAAATTGGATAGACCCTTGCCAATATTTCCTGGCCCTCTCTACTAAAACCACTAAAGGAATAATGTCTCCTTTATTTCCTCATATATCAAAATGTTTGGAGTACAGCCAAAAGCATGATTAACTTCCAGAACTTTCCCCCTCATTCACCCCCCTTTTGGAATAACCAAGAGCTTCTTAAGCtgcttaagggcaatgacacacgctgtgattcggggagattagtcgcccagagactaatctccctgatctgtcttcccaccggctagaaagTAAAtagcggtgggatggcactcggagtgcttcgttttctgaagtcgcccgaagttgcctcacgaggaaacttcggtagactttcggaaaacgaagtgctctgagtgccaccccgctggcaatttacattctagccggcaggaaggcaagggaggcagttcgggagattagtcgccctgaagaagaggagatatgtcgccaggcgactaatctcccacgaATCGCAgcatgtgtctttgccctaaattAACCCTCACAGTTAGAATGGTCTGTCTTATAAGGATGTAAGGCATAATAATAGCGTAATACATTTTCAGGAGCTGCAGCTCTAGTGTGACCTTCCAGAGACAGAAATGGAAAGGCACATAGGCGGAGCCCACTGATGGTGGAAGAAGTCAGCCTCCATCATACCCTTACCATAAGGTGAAATTCATAAATTATACAAAACTACGTTCCCCTCAGTATGATGACACTTTCCTAGTAGTCATACACAAATATGAGGAATACCTCAGCATCACATATGATGCCAAATGGCAGGAGGCACTGTCAGAGTATCTCCCATTTATAAGATAATCTAATTGAATATTCTGCACAGAGCCTACTTGAACCTCTGGAGGCTAAGCAAACTACACAGCTACCAATCATTGCTTTGCCCCAGATGCCAATTAGACAATTCACCAAAATGTTGACTTCTGGTGATCACTAGTGGGCTGCTATTGAAGACTGATAATAGCCAGTAATCTTTCCCATACAGCCCAGCTATATGCGAAAGAGTCAACTTGTAATATCCCCTACATTTGATGAATGGTAAGCTATGATGCAGGAGGATATAGGTAAAGCACTAAAGAGTTCCAGCACCAAGACTACAGCTCATGTAAGTGAAAAGTAACTCTGTACATACACCTATTCAGGGGTCCCTGGCACCTCCAGGCACTGTATGCAGCACTGAAGAATGCCATCAGCTTTGCATTTAGAGTGAGGTGTAACTCTTTCTGTTCCATATGAGAGCAAAGAGTCAAACCTCAGGTCAAGAGAGGTggggcaaggtttttttttaattttgcactatTCCCCTCCATAAGAAATGGACCCTAATTAGATATTTTCATTGCAGATAAACGATTGCTGGAGAAATAAGGATGGAAACTCCAGATGGACCATGGGCAtggggggtgctggcagctgttATGTTGACACAGGGGTTAAGTTTGGGCTTCCCCTCTTGTATTGGAATCTTTTACACAGACATTCAGTCCTCCTTCCAAGCATCCAACACAGAGACCTCATGGTTCCCTTCAATAATCATGGCTGTTCTGCATGCCGGAGGTTAGTTTTTATCAGTGTCATTGTACCTCATACCTTTATCTTTATTTGTCTGAATAGAACAGTAATTCTGGTATTCTTCCCAGGACCACTTTGCACTATCATGGTGGAGAGATTTGGCTGCAGAGCAACAGTGATGGTGGGAGGACTACTGTGTGGGGTGGGGATGGTCACCAGCTCCTTCTCTCAGACCATAATTCACTTGTACTTAAGTGCTGGGCTTGTTGGAGGTAAGTAACCTTACTGACAGGGTAGAAATTATATAGTGTACAGTAATAAAGATTTGCTTCAAGTGTAAAAACTTCTAGTGTTACTTTGTTACTgttcacctgtttgaaagcaaacaatgATTGTCTGCTGTGTGTGGGAAATGCTCAATTCCCCAAAGAGTACTAAATATTAATATCATGAAAAGACACTCCTACTCATCAGGTGATTCCTTGAGCCACTACCTGAATTTTAGCACCAAAGTGAGAATGTGTAATTTTTAAGCACCAGACCATTTATTCCCTAACTATCATAATAAGAACAGATGGCTTTATAGCAAGAAGCCACCAGCTACTTCTTTGGTTCTGGTCAGTGCTTGAAATTAATATTTTCTGATAGTCTCTTTCTTAGTAGATCCATTGCCATTGTTCTTGCACTGTTCTGCATTGCCTATTTCCATGAATCACATTATATCATATTCCAATATTCCAAGATATTCCAAATATTGATTatgtatagatataaatatattttttttctaaaacaagtGTATGAACTGGCTTAATTAGGCACCTTTATACATGCAGCTGTAGTAGTACATGTAGCAAACTTCTGTGAGAAATCTCAGTGTTTTCATGGAATCCtttaaattgatactgacactaaaatcgggttatttatcaaaacacaaatttttctgattattttatttaaaaaaatccaaccaaactggaatccacgatttgaccttacttattattaataaagcacgatttaattggatcggggaaaacttgataaaatcgagcgaaaatccgaattgtgctttttttcagattttttcccgggCTATTTCCCAAAAAAgccaaaatttttcagatttttgcctgaaaagccaaAAATGGTCAGTTTTTTGGACTAAATCCAAAACTtccaataggatagggacctctgccattgccatatacaactttggcaggtttgagattgcaaattttcagattcagactttttgcagccaaaaaaatttagggttttttccactaaaaattcggaattgtatagtaaaataactcgaatttttggagtttttggcattcagactttaataaataagcccctaaaagttacctatagttcatgtagacaatgttatgatagacataaaaaaaggtttttttgtccCTTTGAGCTGCTGGACACAAGGAAAATCTCTATTGTTCAAGTAAGCTTATACTTCATGCCTGAAACCtgatttttttattcactttcaGGATTGGGTCTTTGCTTCTGCTTCCAGGCTGGAATCACTGTGCTGGGATACTACTTTATTCGGCGTCGGACTTTGGCAAATTCATTTGCCTCTGTTGGGTCATCTATTGGAATGGCATTGTGGCCCCTGGCATCTCAGCATCTTCTGGAGACAATGGGCTGGAGAGGCTCCTTTCTGCTCTTTGGGGGTGTTCTTCTCAATTGCTGTGTGTGTGGGGCTATTATGAGACCCGTTCGAACTCCAGAACCTGCTCATGAAAAGGAGGCTCTAGCCCCAGAAGCACCAAATGGAATTAAACACAAAGTAGAGAAAACAGAAAAGGGTAAAGGCTTCCAAAGGTACATGGCGTTTGACCTCCTTTTTGGACATCGTCGTTACCAGATCTACTCCATAGGTGTCACCTGGATGTTTCTAGGTTTTGTCTTACCACTTTTTTACTTGGTACCATATGCCACCAACAATGACATTGATGAGACAAACGCAGCACTACTACTATCTCTTGTTGgctttatgaatatatttatgcgTCCCGTGGCTGGCTTGGTATCTCAACAGAAGGTGTTCCATGGGAGGCTTATTTATCTATTTAGTGTAGCAGTAATTTTAAATGGACTCAGTAACTTAGTTTGTGCAATATGGGTGTCTTTCCCAGCCTTTTTGACTTACTGTGCCTTGTACAGCATAACCATGAGTTTCATAGGATCACTTATCTTCCAAGTGCTGATGGATACTGTTGGGATGAAGAGGTTCCCTGGAGCTTTTGGCCTCTTCACCATCCTTGCAAGCATAACTATCATGGCAGGACCACCTCTGGCAGGTTAGTGCATACATTACAATTTACTGTCCCACAAAAGTTACAATTCTGTTCTGATTTAAGGAAAATGGACATATTATGTACTTCTTATGCTGCAACAAGCAGCATGGGTACAAAATACCTCCTCTTTTATTCAGCAAGTGTCACAATTGAGGGCTCATATACAACTGGTGTGTAAGGTGCAAAAAGTGACACTCAAAGCCAAGCACTGCTAACAGATTAAGCATTGTGTGTGCTACATAAACAatgtgtgctttataaataaaccattacaGTGGTTGCATCTAGAGCACCTGGCGCTCACTCTCACAGTGTTATAACTGTAGACTGTCAAAGGGTTTTTCCAAAGCAGTTTTCTCCATTAGCATAGAGGTTACAGCTTACAATTGGGTTTGGTCTTCTCACCAAGGCCAATACTCCTTTCTTGTTTCTGTctacacaaaaattaaaataaaaataactttgggTCCTGGTCTGCTATCCTCAAAGCATTCAGGGGTAGGAATGGTTGGAACATTGCATTGATGTCCATGGCTTAGAAAAGTATCTACAGTTTATAGCAGCAATTAGCTTTGAGTTGTGTGAATtgaatgtgttaaaaaaaggtaTTGCTATGCAGGGACAActtatatttattgcaatatagcTTTCATTTTACAGCACAAGTCAACTactgttccttctcctttaccctACATATGCTGAGTGTTAGTGTTTTATGGctctaattatattttatacGTCATTGCCAATTCCATTGCGTTAGTTTATGACTTCCATTTTTTCATCCTTCtatccttttttttaacttgtgttaaaaatgcatgtttctaataaatacagtatataaaaaaagaaataccaaccaaaaacaaaaaacaggtgtGCCAGGCCTCATTGTTGCTATatacacttaaatgtttctgctcatcaaaaaccgttaactattagtcaaagataacataattgaacacaaaatgcagtttttaaatgaaggtttacgttattaaggaagaaaaaaaaatccaaatctacatgggcctgtgtgaaaaagtgattgccccccttgttaaaaaataacttaactgtggtttatcacacctgagttcaatttcaaaggttataaagccatttctaaagctttgggactccagcgaaccacagtgagagccattatccacaaatggcaaaaacatggaacagtggtgaaccttcccaggagtggccggccgaccaaaattaccccaagagcgcagagacaactcatccgagaggccacaaaagaccccaggacaacatctaaagaactgcaggcctcacttgcctcaattaaggtcagtgttcacgactccaccataagaaagagactgggcaaaaacggcctgcatggcagatttccaaggcgcaaaccacttttaagcaaaaagaacattaaggctcgtcccaattttgctaaaaaacatctcaatgattgccaagacttttgggaaaataccttgtggaccgacgagacaaaagttgaactttttggaaggtgcgcgtcccgttacatttggcgtaaaagtaacacagcatttcagaaaaaaaaacatcataccaacagtaaaatatggtggtggtagtgtgatggtctggggttgttttgctgcttcaggacctggaagacttgctgttatagatggaaccatgaattctactgtctaccaaaaaatcctgaaggagaatgttcggccatctgttcgtcaactcaagctgaagcgatcttgggtgctgcagcaggacaatgacccaaaacacaccagcaaatccacctctgaatggctgaagaaaaacaaaatgaagactttggagtggcctagtcaaagtcctgacctgaatcctattgagatgttgtggcatgaccttaaaaaggcggttcatgctagaaaaccctcaaataaagctgaattacaacaattctgcaaagatgagtgggccaaaattcctccagagcgctgtaaaagactcgttgcaagttatcgcaaacatttgattgcagttattgctgctaagggtggcccaaccagttattaggttcagggggcaattactttttcacacaggtttggatttcttttctccctaaataataaaaaccctcatttaaaaactgcattttgtgtttacttgtgttatctttgactaatagttaaatgtgtttgatgatcagaaacattttgtgtgacaaacatgcaaaagaataagaaatcaggaagggggcaaatagtttttcacaccactgtatatacataccatacattaaaaacaatgttaaatcTGCATAATAGTATATTATATCCAATTGTAATAACTGATCTCTCTCTGTTTCCTCAGGTTTGCTGGTAGATATAACAGGTCAGTATGGACTAGTTTTTTATGCCAGCAGCATTGCAGTCACCTCATCTGGACTCTTTATGGGTTTGGCTTCCTTTACAGTGGACAGGAGGGAAGCAAAAGCCAGAAGGTGCAGTCAACGACCTACAGAAGCAACAGATAAGAAAGATAATGGTGGCACAATATATTCTCCCTGCAAACAGGAAGATTTTGTATTGTGAATGAACTGTTTGTAGGCAGATTTTTAACTAATTGCATGATAATACATAGCCTGCAATCTGCAGTTTTACTCATGTGAAGGATGGATTCAGATCCATAGTCCTGAGACAACGTGGTGAAATAATTCAGAGAGCTATGATGAGCAACTTCGAAACTGTGGGATATTATACAACCTTGTTGGTCAGTTGTTTTTTTCTAATGGAGCTAAATAATGTCTCCTCTGGCAGGAGAAACATGTCACAGTAGTTCTATAGAACTTCAGAGCTGAGACATTCATGCATTTTCTTTGTAATGTGATTGTGTGGATGGACGCGGTCTTCATTTATCTGTGATAACTCTTCAGTGTGCAAAATGGTGAGCAAAGTCCTTCTGTATGGATGTGCCATTGTCCGTTAAGTGGAAATATATTGTGTTGACAATGCTTTATTTATGAATATTGGGTGCTCTGCTGTCAAATGATAAAAGTGCATTCAGCTGACAGTCAATATTATGAAATGAAGGTAACTGCAATTGCAGCTTTCAAAAGCCTCTTTTTGCccaatacattaaaggggttgttcacctttaatgtaacttttaatacgatgtagagagtgatattctgagacaatttgcaattggttttcattttttattattgaaggtttttgatttatttagctttttattcagcagctcttcaatttgcatcttaagcaatctggtaactagggtccaaattaccctagcaaccatgccttttttcttcaacaatatttttattgtttcacaaaCAAATGCCAAATGTACATCACAAAAGTGTGGCAGGTcatcaaaaataatgtaaacagtcATGAGCGGTCACAAGTAAAATATCAGCGCACATTGCAACCATGCCTTttttcgaataagagactggaatatgaaaaggagagggcctgaatagaaggatcagtaataaaaagtatcaataacaataaattagtagctttacagagcatttgttttttagaagggagtcagcgacgcccatttgaaagctgctgagtgggaagaaaaaggcaaataactataaaaaataaataatgaaaaccaattgaaaagttgcttagaattggccattctataacataataaaagttaccttaaaggtgaaccacccctttaaggggcagatttacatagggtcgaatatcgagggttaattaaccctcgatattcgactgccaaatgtaaatcctattgaagtcgaaggatttagcgcaaatagtttgatcgaacgaaaaatagtttgatcgaacgaaaaatagtttgatcgaacgaaaaatagtttgatcgaacgaaaaatagttcgatcgaacgaaaaattgttccatcgaacgaaaaattgttccatcgaaagattaaatccttcgaatcgttcgatttgaaggattttaattcatcgatcgaacgattttttttcaacctaaaaattgatagaaagcctatgggggtcgaagtttttttttaaagagacaggtcgaatagtcgaacgatttttagttcgaatcgttcgattcgaagtcgtagtcgaaggtcgaagcagccaattcgatggtcgaagtagccaaaaaaaataggcccctaaaagtgGTCAAGATTCACCGATTATGCAGAAATTCTCTGCAATACTTCCTACATATCTTCACAAGCCAAATAATGACGGTTTGGGGAGactgcaaatgtaattttttatcaGTGGCCTTGGCTATTTAAGCATAACAATCAACAGGTCAATATTCTCAGTATGAACTGGATATGGACTGGAGTCTTAAGAGTATGACATTTAACCTCTTTTAAATccagtgaatgtaaaaaaaacactgaaattgcATCATGAATATGAAATCTGCCTTATTACTATCTCAGGGAAAACAAAGTCTTATAATTGTCTTTAAGTTATATCAACACTTTTCATCAGAAAGCcacagtaccgtaactagagggggacgagCACTGGTACGATCCCCTCCGTACTGCctgcatttcagtggcgcgcgggctgcccggggccctgagggggtgcgggccctggctgctcccccggtagttccgccactggaaagCCACATAAAAATCCTAGGAAGGATAGTTAGAATCCTGGGTGCATATTAAAGCAGGATGGAAACAAGCTCAGGATTCGCCACATGAAGA
The Xenopus laevis strain J_2021 chromosome 9_10S, Xenopus_laevis_v10.1, whole genome shotgun sequence DNA segment above includes these coding regions:
- the LOC108702816 gene encoding monocarboxylate transporter 6; translation: METPDGPWAWGVLAAVMLTQGLSLGFPSCIGIFYTDIQSSFQASNTETSWFPSIIMAVLHAGGPLCTIMVERFGCRATVMVGGLLCGVGMVTSSFSQTIIHLYLSAGLVGGLGLCFCFQAGITVLGYYFIRRRTLANSFASVGSSIGMALWPLASQHLLETMGWRGSFLLFGGVLLNCCVCGAIMRPVRTPEPAHEKEALAPEAPNGIKHKVEKTEKGKGFQRYMAFDLLFGHRRYQIYSIGVTWMFLGFVLPLFYLVPYATNNDIDETNAALLLSLVGFMNIFMRPVAGLVSQQKVFHGRLIYLFSVAVILNGLSNLVCAIWVSFPAFLTYCALYSITMSFIGSLIFQVLMDTVGMKRFPGAFGLFTILASITIMAGPPLAGLLVDITGQYGLVFYASSIAVTSSGLFMGLASFTVDRREAKARRCSQRPTEATDKKDNGGTIYSPCKQEDFVL